The Stigmatella aurantiaca DW4/3-1 genome contains the following window.
TGATCGCCCAGAGGCCCTTTGTTAGCACGGTCGGCCTCTCGGCCCCTGGCCGAACTTCCTTTGACTGAGGCCTGTGTGAGCGCCCTCGCTGAAGCCCTTCCCGCCTCGCCCAGCGCCGGCATGGTCTGGGCCCGAACCCTGGAGACCATCCGCCAGGACGGGAAGACCTATGCCCTGACCTGGCTGGAGCGGATGTGCGCCCTGGACGTCCGGGAGGGGGCGCTGGTGCTGGGCGTGCCCGATCGCTTCTTCCGGGACTGGGTGGATGACCACTACCGGGCGCTGCTCGAGTCCACGCTGGCCCGGGTGGGCGAGGGGCTGGGCCGGGTGGCCTACGAAGTCGTGGAGGCGCCGCCCCCTTCGGTGCACCTGGCGCCCACCCCCGTCACCGCCACCAACGCCATGCGGCCGCCCCGGCTGAGCCCGCGGTTCACCTTTGGCACCTTCGTGGTGGCCGACAGCAACCAGCTCCCCGCCGCCGCCGCCGCCGCGGTGGCCGACAAGCCCGGGCACCACTACAACCCGCTCTACATCTATGGCGGCACGGGGCTGGGAAAGACGCACCTGTTGCACGCGGTGGGAAACCTCATCTGGGAGCGCAACCCCGCCCAGCGCGTGGTGTACCTGTCGAGCGAGCAGTTCACCAACGAGTACGTGGAGAGCGTGCGCGAGCACCGGATGACGGAGTTCCGCCGCAAGTTCCGGGATGAGTGCGATGTGCTGCTCATCGACGACATCCAGTTCCTGGGCAAGCGCGAGGAGACGCAGAAGGAGTTCTTCTACACCTTCAACACGCTCTACGAGCAGAACAAGGCCATCGTGCTCACCAGCGACACGGTGCCCTCGGAAATCCCGGGCCTGGAGGACCGGCTGCGCAGCCGCTTCGCCATGGGGCTTTTGACGG
Protein-coding sequences here:
- the dnaA gene encoding chromosomal replication initiator protein DnaA → MSALAEALPASPSAGMVWARTLETIRQDGKTYALTWLERMCALDVREGALVLGVPDRFFRDWVDDHYRALLESTLARVGEGLGRVAYEVVEAPPPSVHLAPTPVTATNAMRPPRLSPRFTFGTFVVADSNQLPAAAAAAVADKPGHHYNPLYIYGGTGLGKTHLLHAVGNLIWERNPAQRVVYLSSEQFTNEYVESVREHRMTEFRRKFRDECDVLLIDDIQFLGKREETQKEFFYTFNTLYEQNKAIVLTSDTVPSEIPGLEDRLRSRFAMGLLTDIREPSYETRVAILQKKAEAEGLGLPDDVAHFIAKHIQKNVRELEGALVKLSAIHSLSRLPVTVEFAAQVLKDILPTHQSVDVESIQREVARYYKVTVEALREDRRHKALAHARQVAMYLSRKLTKSSFPEIASRFNKDHSTVISAVRKVEGLRETDAGLKRELDELEAKLGGH